A window of the Gossypium hirsutum isolate 1008001.06 chromosome A05, Gossypium_hirsutum_v2.1, whole genome shotgun sequence genome harbors these coding sequences:
- the LOC107959959 gene encoding serine/threonine-protein kinase WAG1 encodes MADVGETLNFQGVMEEETYFPDTDLDLSFTSTTTDRTFPSSSARSSLARSSLTLSFNESRLSCSTITVNNITPLYHRKWDPRWSAIKAATNLSSDGNIHLRHLKLIRHLGTGNLGRVFLCHLRDCENATFALKVIDRETLSSKKLSHVQMEAEILSMLDHPFLPTLYARIEASHYTCLLIDFCPNGDLHSLLRKQPGNRFPLAAVRFFAAEVLVALEYLHALGIIYRDLKPENILLREDGHIMLSDFDLCFKADVVPTCKFLRRKSRNSKRNCFNGGCFAPVAGSVDEVLPEFVAEPVTAFSRSCVGTHEYLAPELVSGSGHGNGVDWWAFGVFVYELLYGTTPFKGGSKENTLRNIASSRKMRFPDAAEVEEARIAEAKDLIEKLLVKDPRRRLGCTKGAQDIKQHPFFDGIKWPLIRHYKPPEVVGGVARKRGHVGHVKRRRWFWKGLDCLMIRNRTKGSLPYRLLRSNINANNYYDYVQNNKPRKNA; translated from the coding sequence atggcaGACGTGGGTGAAACCCTTAACTTCCAAGGAGTAATGGAAGAAGAaacttattttccagacactgatCTGGACTTGAGCTTCACTTCCACCACCACCGACAGAACATTTCCTTCCTCTAGTGCTCGTTCCAGTTTAGCAAGATCTAGTCTTACCCTCAGCTTCAATGAATCCCGTCTTTCTTGTTCCACAATCACCGTTAATAATATCACACCCCTCTACCACCGGAAATGGGATCCACGTTGGTCAGCCATTAAAGCAGCCACCAACCTCTCTTCCGACGGCAACATCCACCTTCGTCACCTCAAGCTCATTCGCCATTTGGGTACTGGAAACCTCGGTCGAGTCTTCCTCTGCCACCTTAGAGACTGCGAGAACGCCACCTTTGCTCTAAAAGTAATCGACAGGGAAACGTTGAGCAGCAAGAAACTTTCTCACGTTCAAATGGAAGCAGAAATCTTATCCATGCTGGACCACCCGTTTCTACCGACGCTTTACGCTCGTATCGAAGCTTCTCATTATACCTGTCTCCTCATTGACTTCTGCCCTAACGGAGACCTCCATTCTCTCCTACGTAAACAACCCGGTAACCGCTTTCCTTTAGCCGCGGTCCGTTTTTTCGCCGCCGAAGTTTTGGTTGCTTTAGAATATTTACATGCCTTAGGGATCATTTACAGGGATCTTAAACCTGAAAACATTTTGTTACGTGAAGATGGGCATATCATGTTGTCGGATTTCGATTTGTGCTTCAAGGCTGATGTGGTCCCCACTTGTAAATTCCTCCGCCGCAAAAGTCGAAACTCAAAGCGGAATTGTTTCAACGGCGGCTGTTTCGCTCCTGTCGCCGGTTCGGTTGACGAAGTTCTTCCTGAGTTTGTAGCTGAGCCCGTAACGGCGTTTTCACGTTCGTGCGTCGGCACCCATGAGTATTTAGCACCAGAGCTTGTCTCCGGAAGCGGCCACGGTAATGGCGTTGACTGGTGGGCGTTTGGGGTGTTTGTTTACGAGTTATTATATGGAACGACGCCGTTTAAAGGAGGCAGTAAGGAAAATACTCTTCGGAACATAGCTTCGAGCAGAAAAATGAGATTCCCCGACGCAGCTGAAGTAGAAGAGGCAAGAATTGCGGAGGCAAAGGATTTGATTGAGAAATTGTTGGTAAAAGATCCAAGGAGGAGACTGGGGTGCACAAAGGGTGCGCAGGATATTAAACAACACCCGTTCTTTGATGGGATAAAATGGCCATTAATTAGGCACTACAAGCCGCCGGAGGTGGTGGGTGGGGTGGCGAGGAAAAGAGGGCACGTGGGCCATGTGAAGAGGAGGCGTTGGTTTTGGAAAGGACTTGATTGTTTAATGATTAGAAATAGAACTAAAGGGTCTCTTCCGTATCGTCTTTTGAGATCCAATATTAATGCCAATAATTACTATGATTATGTTCAGAATAACAAGCCTAGGAAGAATGCCtag